The following proteins are encoded in a genomic region of Vogesella indigofera:
- the infA gene encoding translation initiation factor IF-1 — MAKEDTIQMQGEILENLPSATFKVKLENGHIVLGYISGKMRMHYIRILPGDKVTVEMTPYDLSRARIVFRAK, encoded by the coding sequence ATGGCTAAAGAAGATACCATCCAGATGCAGGGCGAGATCCTGGAAAATTTGCCTAGCGCAACTTTCAAGGTCAAGCTCGAGAATGGACACATTGTGCTCGGGTATATTTCCGGAAAGATGCGGATGCACTACATCCGCATCCTGCCGGGAGATAAGGTGACAGTAGAAATGACACCTTATGATTTGTCCCGTGCCCGTATTGTGTTCCGTGCGAAGTAG
- the rpsD gene encoding 30S ribosomal protein S4: protein MARYIGPKCKLARREGTDLFLKSARRALDSKCKLDTPPGQHGAKKGRLSDYGVQLREKQKVRRIYGIMERQFRKYFAEAARRQGSTGENLLKILEARLDNVVYRMGFGSTRAEARQLVSHKAITVNGQIVNIPSFQVKAGDVVAIREKSKKQVRIQEGLALAEQIGFPSWVAVDSKKMEGVFKTAPERSELSSDINEQLVVEYYSK from the coding sequence ATGGCACGTTATATTGGCCCAAAATGTAAGCTTGCTCGTCGCGAAGGGACTGATCTCTTCCTGAAGAGTGCCCGTCGCGCACTTGATTCCAAGTGTAAGCTTGATACCCCTCCTGGTCAGCACGGCGCGAAAAAAGGCCGTCTGTCTGACTATGGTGTACAGCTGCGTGAAAAGCAGAAAGTTCGTCGTATTTACGGCATTATGGAACGTCAATTCCGTAAGTACTTTGCTGAAGCAGCTCGTCGTCAAGGCTCCACCGGTGAAAACCTGCTGAAGATCCTTGAAGCCCGTCTGGACAACGTTGTTTATCGCATGGGCTTTGGTTCTACCCGTGCTGAAGCACGTCAGCTGGTTAGCCACAAGGCAATCACTGTGAATGGTCAGATTGTGAATATTCCTTCTTTCCAGGTGAAAGCAGGCGACGTTGTTGCTATTCGCGAAAAGTCCAAGAAGCAAGTGCGTATTCAGGAAGGCTTGGCTCTTGCCGAGCAAATCGGCTTCCCTTCGTGGGTTGCTGTTGACAGCAAGAAGATGGAAGGTGTCTTCAAGACTGCTCCTGAGCGTTCCGAGCTGTCTAGCGATATCAACGAGCAGCTCGTTGTGGAATATTACTCCAAGTAA
- the rpsM gene encoding 30S ribosomal protein S13: MARIAGVNIPNHAHAVIGLQAIYGIGSTRAKLICASASVNPSSKIKDLTEAEMESLRVEVSKFTVEGDLRREITMSIKRLMDMGSYRGFRHRRGLPCRGQRTRTNARTRKGPRKPIAGKK; encoded by the coding sequence ATGGCCCGTATTGCAGGGGTAAACATCCCCAATCATGCGCATGCCGTTATCGGCCTGCAGGCTATCTATGGCATCGGTTCTACTCGTGCGAAGCTCATTTGTGCTTCCGCGAGTGTTAATCCTTCTTCCAAGATCAAGGATTTGACCGAAGCCGAGATGGAATCTCTGCGTGTAGAAGTCAGCAAGTTCACTGTTGAAGGTGACCTGCGTCGCGAAATTACCATGAGCATCAAGCGTTTGATGGACATGGGTTCTTATCGCGGTTTCCGCCATCGTCGCGGTCTGCCTTGCCGTGGTCAGCGCACCCGCACGAATGCACGTACCCGTAAGGGTCCGCGCAAGCCGATCGCCGGCAAGAAGTAA
- the rpmJ gene encoding 50S ribosomal protein L36 — MRVQPSVKKICRNCKIIRRNRVVRVICTDPRHKQKQG, encoded by the coding sequence ATGCGTGTACAACCTTCGGTAAAGAAAATTTGCCGTAACTGCAAAATCATTCGCCGCAATCGTGTGGTACGAGTGATCTGCACTGATCCGCGTCACAAACAAAAACAAGGCTAA
- a CDS encoding DNA-directed RNA polymerase subunit alpha, producing the protein MQNSASEFLKPRLIDVQPVSATHARVSMEPFERGYAHTLGNALRRILLSSMPGYAPTEVTIAGVLHEYSALDGVREDVVDILLNLKGVVLKLHGRDSVILSLKKEGEGPVLAGDLELPHDVEVINPDHVICNLSVGGKIDMEVKVEKGRGYQPVSARISHDDNRTIGTIQLDASFSPVNRCSFNVESARVEQRTDLDRLVLDIETNGVIEPEEAVRIAARILVDQLSIFADLQGTAVEEIVEKAPPIDPILLRPVDDLELTVRSANCLKAENIYYIGDLIQRTETELLKTPNLGRKSLNEIKEVLASKGLTLGMKLENWPPAGLEKP; encoded by the coding sequence ATGCAAAACAGCGCTTCGGAATTTCTGAAACCGCGTTTGATCGATGTGCAGCCGGTTTCGGCTACACACGCCCGTGTGTCGATGGAGCCGTTCGAGCGTGGTTATGCCCATACTCTGGGTAACGCCCTGCGCCGGATTCTGCTCTCGTCGATGCCTGGTTACGCACCGACCGAAGTTACTATTGCTGGCGTTTTGCATGAGTATTCCGCTCTTGACGGTGTTCGGGAGGATGTCGTCGACATTCTTCTGAACCTGAAGGGTGTAGTACTCAAACTGCATGGTCGTGACAGTGTCATTCTTTCCTTGAAAAAGGAAGGTGAAGGCCCTGTCTTGGCTGGTGATCTGGAATTGCCGCACGATGTTGAGGTGATCAACCCTGATCACGTCATCTGCAACCTGTCGGTTGGCGGCAAGATTGATATGGAAGTCAAAGTTGAGAAGGGTCGTGGCTACCAGCCAGTTTCCGCCCGCATCAGCCATGATGACAACCGTACCATCGGCACCATCCAGCTCGATGCTTCGTTCTCCCCGGTGAACCGCTGCAGCTTCAATGTTGAGAGCGCCCGTGTGGAGCAGCGCACAGACCTTGACCGTCTGGTGCTGGACATCGAGACCAATGGCGTGATCGAGCCGGAAGAAGCAGTGCGTATTGCTGCCCGCATCCTGGTTGATCAGCTGTCGATTTTTGCAGACTTGCAAGGCACCGCAGTTGAGGAAATCGTTGAAAAGGCGCCGCCGATCGATCCGATCTTGCTGCGTCCGGTTGACGATCTCGAACTTACGGTACGTTCCGCCAACTGTCTGAAGGCAGAGAACATTTACTACATCGGTGATCTCATTCAGCGTACGGAAACCGAGCTGCTGAAGACTCCGAACCTTGGTCGCAAGTCTCTGAATGAGATCAAGGAAGTTCTCGCTTCTAAAGGCCTGACCCTTGGCATGAAACTTGAGAACTGGCCACCGGCTGGTCTTGAGAAGCCGTAA
- the rpsK gene encoding 30S ribosomal protein S11, whose protein sequence is MAKANTAVRVRKKVRKSVSDGIVHVHASFNNTIITITDRQGNALSWATSGGAGFKGSRKSTPFAAQVAAEHAGKVAQEYGVKNLEVRIKGPGPGRESSVRALNALGFKVTSISDVTPVPHNGCRPPKKRRI, encoded by the coding sequence ATGGCTAAAGCAAACACAGCAGTGCGTGTACGCAAAAAGGTACGCAAAAGCGTAAGCGATGGCATCGTCCACGTTCACGCTTCCTTTAATAACACCATCATCACCATCACTGACCGTCAAGGGAATGCTTTGTCTTGGGCTACCTCCGGCGGTGCTGGTTTTAAAGGCTCGCGTAAAAGTACACCGTTTGCAGCTCAGGTAGCTGCAGAGCACGCTGGTAAAGTTGCCCAAGAATATGGTGTAAAGAACCTTGAGGTTCGTATCAAGGGCCCAGGCCCTGGTCGTGAATCCTCCGTGCGTGCCCTGAACGCCCTTGGCTTCAAAGTTACCAGCATCTCCGACGTGACTCCGGTACCACACAACGGATGTCGCCCTCCCAAGAAACGTCGTATCTAA
- the rplQ gene encoding 50S ribosomal protein L17, giving the protein MRHRNSNRKLNRTSSHRLAMLRNMANSLLRHEVIVTTLPKAKELRRVAEPLITLGKKPSLANRRLAFDRTRDREMVVKLFDELGPRFANRNGGYVRILKYGFRQGDNAPMALVELVDRAEEAVAVEAAE; this is encoded by the coding sequence ATGCGTCATCGTAACAGTAATCGTAAATTGAACCGTACGAGCAGCCACCGTCTTGCGATGCTTCGCAATATGGCTAACTCGTTGCTGCGTCACGAAGTGATCGTGACTACTCTGCCAAAGGCCAAAGAACTGCGCCGTGTCGCCGAGCCGCTGATTACCTTGGGTAAGAAGCCATCGCTGGCCAACCGTCGTCTGGCTTTTGACCGCACTCGTGATCGTGAAATGGTTGTAAAACTGTTTGACGAACTCGGCCCACGTTTTGCTAACCGCAATGGTGGCTATGTGCGTATTCTGAAGTACGGCTTCCGTCAGGGCGACAACGCTCCGATGGCACTGGTTGAACTGGTGGATCGTGCAGAAGAAGCAGTTGCAGTAGAAGCTGCTGAATAA